The following proteins come from a genomic window of Populus nigra chromosome 6, ddPopNigr1.1, whole genome shotgun sequence:
- the LOC133696469 gene encoding glycine-rich cell wall structural protein 2-like: protein MASSRVIGAAFLILFILDLTFAARSPKAIGGGGGGGRGGGGGSASGLGSGSGHGSGYGSGGGEGYGGDLGGGGGGGGGGGGGGGGGGGMGSGSGYGSGYGSGSGSGYGSGSGVGGGGGGGTGLGNGSGYGSGGGSGYGSGNGGGGGASGFGSGYGSGSGYGSGYGGDGEYGLP from the exons ATGGCTAGCTCAAGAGTGATAGGGGCTGCATTCTTGATCTTATTTATTCTAGACCTCACTTTTGCTGCTAGGTCACCCAAGGCAATAggtggaggaggtggaggagggAGGGGCGGCGGTGGTGGTTCAGCATCAGGACTTGGATCAGGTTCTGGTCATGGCTCAGGGTATGGGTCTGGTGGTGGTGAGGGATATGGTGGTGATCTTGGAGGAGgagggggtgggggtgggggtgggggtggaggCGGCGGTGGAGGCGGTGGTATGGGGTCAGGTAGTGGATATGGTTCTGGCTATGGGTCTGGCAGTGGCTCAGGCTATGGCTCCGGCAGTGGTGTAGGAGGAGGTGGGGGTGGAGGCACTGGGTTAGGAAATGGGTCAGGCTATGGAAGTGGAGGTGGATCAGGATATGGAAGTGGCAATGGTGGTG GAGGAGGAGCATCCGGCTTTGGTTCTGGCTATGGTAGTGGGTCAGGGTATGGATCAGGGTATGGAGGGGATGGTGAATATGGTTTGCCATGA
- the LOC133696467 gene encoding glycine-rich cell wall structural protein 2-like — MALRVVGAAFLVLLIVDLTFAARILKATGGGGGGYGSGSGGGEGYGGGSGGSGGGGGGKGGGGGGGSGGKGYGSGYGSGSGSGYGSGGGVGGGGGGGGGGGGGGGGSGSGGGSGYGSGSGSGYGSGSGGGKGGGGGGGGGGGGGGVGGGGGGFGPGSGYGSGSGYGEGYGSGYGEGGYGLP, encoded by the exons ATGGCTTTGAGGGTGGTAGGGGCTGCGTTTTTGGTCTTGCTTATTGTAGACCTCACCTTTGCTGCTAGGATACTAAAGGCAactggaggtggaggtggag GTTATGGTTCCGGGTCTGGGGGTGGTGAGGGATATGGTGGTGGTAGTGGTGgtagtggaggaggaggaggaggtaaAGGTGGTGGCGGTGGTGGCGGCAGCGGTGGAAAAGGGTATGGTTCTGGCTATGGGTCTGGTAGTGGCTCAGGCTATGGTTCCGGTGGTGGGGTAGGGGGTGgcggaggtggaggtggaggtggaggtggaggaggtGGAGGCTCTGGGTCTGGAGGTGGTTCGGGCTATGGTAGTGGAAGTGGTTCTGGATATGGAAGTGGAAGTGGTGGGGGCAAAGGTGGGGgcggtggaggaggaggaggtggtggtggtggtggggtgGGCGGAGGAGGAGGTGGATTTGGTCCTGGTTCAGGCTATGGTAGTGGATCGGGTTATGGGGAGGGCTATGGGTCTGGATATGGCGAAGGGGGATATGGTTTGCCATGA